A window of the Citrus sinensis cultivar Valencia sweet orange chromosome 9, DVS_A1.0, whole genome shotgun sequence genome harbors these coding sequences:
- the LOC102612319 gene encoding uncharacterized protein LOC102612319 codes for MEKEKTKKNTEEVEEAADLIPNRKSNGNSSKGSNSASGGEDSEDKSSIFSLSHIKLNCRNTVSKYDFVKVKVWLGDNADHYYVFSRFLLSRMLTVTKIPNHVAIKIALELKKLLVDNSLLDVSQSDLEANLFKLMERRGYGEEYISRYRMMTRFHHQRVPLVILVCGTACVGKSTIATQLAQRLNLPNVLQTDMVYELLRTSTDAPLSSSPVWARNFSSSEELVTEFVRECRIVRKGLAGDLKKAMKDGKPIIIEGIHLDPSIYLMDDDSKAPATTTEKTNSESVPSDDNPVTQVESNSASVCVSDWENGNNSPEQPGTGGKISSEQVNKIADSLESIALAGTSSENKGETPKDPGVDRNTSVKKEKSGPDPIIIPIVLKMADFDHKALLEEWILTHTFGDKCLVQNKDELVSKLKTIQNYLCSFKSQGVTVVNVSATTFPQTLDWLHGYLLQCIEKGISSVSNTNDKKPAEN; via the exons ATGGAGAAAGAGAAAACGAAGAAGAACACAGAAGAAGTGGAAGAAGCAGCTGATTTGATCCCTAATAGGAAGAGTAACGGCAACAGCAGCAAGGGCAGCAACAGCGCCAGTGGCGGTGAAGACTCCGAAGATAAAAGCAGCATCTTCTCTTTATCGCACATCAAGTTAAATTGCCGCAACACCGTCTCTAAATACGACTTTGTTAAG GTGAAGGTGTGGCTTGGCGATAATGCTGATCACTACTATGTCTTCTCCAGGTTCTTGCTCAGCAGAATGTTGACTGTTACTAAG ATCCCAAATCATGTGGCTATCAAAATTGCTCTTGAACTCAAGAAGCTACTTGTAGACAACAGCCTTCTAGATGT CTCGCAATCTGATTTGGAAGCTAATCTGTTTAAG CTTATGGAGCGAAGGGGCTATGGAGAAGAATATATAAGTCGTTACAGGATGATGACCAG ATTTCACCATCAAAGAGTGCCATTAGTAATTCTTGTTTGTGGAACGGCCTGCGTTGGAAAGTCAACTATAGCCACCCAACTTGCACAGAGGCTAAATTTGCCTAATGTCTTACAg ACAGATATGGTGTACGAATTGCTGCGGACATCAACAGA TGCACCGTTATCATCTTCTCCTGTTTGGGCGCGGAACTTTAGCTCCTCTGAGGAGCTAGTGACTGAATTTGTTAGAGAGTGCAGAATTGTTCGTAAAG GTTTGGCTGGTGATTTGAAGAAAGCAATGAAAGACGGAAAGCCAATCATAATTGAG GGAATACATTTGGACCCCAGCATTTATCTAATGGATGATGACAGTAAAGCACCAGCTACCACCACAGAAAAGACAAACTCTGAATCTGTGCCATCAGATGATAATCCTGTGACACAAGTGGAAAGTAACTCTGCAAGTGTTTGTGTAAGTGATTGGGAAAATGGCAACAACAGCCCAGAGCAGCCTGGCACAGGAGGAAAGATATCTAGTGAACAGGTCAATAAAATCGCCGATTCTCTTGAATCTATTGCCCTTGCAGGAACATCTTCCGAGAATAAAG GTGAAACGCCTAAAGATCCAGGGGTAGATAGAAATACTTCtgttaagaaagaaaaatctggTCCTGATCCAATAATTATTCCTATTGTTCTGAAGATGGCTGATTTTGATCATAAG GCATTACTAGAGGAATGGATCTTGACTCATACATTTGGTGATAAATGTTTGGTCCAG AATAAGGATGAGCTAGTGAGCAAGTTGAAAACTATTCAGAATTATCTCTGCTCCTTCAAGTCACAG GGTGTGACAGTTGTCAATGTATCAGCAACAACGTTCCCACAAACCTTGGATTGGCTGCATGGATATCTTCTTCAG TGTATAGAAAAAGGTATTTCTTCGGTGTCCAATACAAATGATAAGAAGCCGGCAGAAAATTAA
- the LOC102612620 gene encoding F-box protein At5g51380-like: MPYVEEEKANETPIPVRNPSPNLSSKKKRAPSWSDIWPLKRVVFTMQLPESLPDGDKTLISNFSRIDRTLLLSDDILLRILSKLPVSQRNANSLVCKRWLNLQGRLVRSLKVLDWEFLESGRLISRFPNLSNVDLVVGCFVRRMGAGVFLSHRLVSLHIDSCFSRFCDDEGMLLPVEIIDRGLKALACGCPNLRRLVVVGASEFGLLSVAEECLTLQEFELHKCGDNVLRGIAACENLQILKLVGNVEGFYNSTVSDIGLTILAQGCKRLVKLELSGCEGSFDGIKAIGQCCQMLEELTFSDHRMDDGWLAALSYCENLKTLRFVSCKKIDPSPGPDEYLGSCLALERLHLQKCQLRDKKGVRALFRVCEAVRELVFQDCWGLDDDIFRFADVFRRAKFLSLEGCSLVTTEGLESVILSWTDLQSLRVVSCKNIKDGEVSPALSTLFSVLKELKWRPDTKSLLASSLAGTGMGKRGGKFFKKM; encoded by the exons ATGCCGTATGTagaagaagagaaagcaaatgaAACCCCTATCCCGGTCAGAAACCCAAGCCCTAACCTGTCatcgaagaagaagagagcGCCGAGCTGGTCGGACATTTGGCCCTTGAAACGTGTGGTCTTCACTATGCAGCTTCCGGAGTCACTGCCCGACGGCGACAAAACCCTAATCTCGAATTTCTCGCGAATCGACCGTACCCTTTTACTGTCCGACGATATTCTCCTCAGAATCCTCTCGAAACTCCCCGTTTCGCAGCGGAACGCTAACTCGTTGGTCTGTAAACGCTGGCTGAATCTTCAGGGTCGGCTTGTGCGGTCACTCAAAGTGCTCGATTGGGAGTTTCTTGAATCCGGTAGGTTGATTTCCAGATTCCCGAATTTGTCCAATGTTGATTTGGTTGTTGGGTGTTTTGTGAGACGGATGGGTGCGGGTGTTTTTTTGAGCCATAGATTGGTGTCCCTGCATATTGATTCTTGTTTTTCGAGGTTTTGTGACGATGAGGGTATGTTGTTGCCTGTTGAAATTATTGATAGAGGGCTGAAGGCGCTTGCTTGTGGGTGCCCGAATTTGCGGAGGCTTGTGGTGGTCGGTGCTAGTGAGTTCGGTTTGTTGAGTGTGGCCGAAGAGTGCTTGACTTTGCAAGAGTTTGAGTTGCATAAGTGTGGTGATAATGTGTTGCGAGGGATTGCTGCATGTGAGAATTTGCAAATCTTGAAACTGGTTGGAAATGTGGAAGGGTTTTACAATTCCACAGTTTCGGATATTGGGTTGACGATTTTGGCTCAAGGGTGTAAGAGATTGGTTAAGCTTGAGCTTAGCGGTTGTGAGGGTAGCTTTGATGGGATTAAAGCGATTGGGCAGTGTTGTCAAATGCTCGAGGAATTGACCTTTTCTGATCATAGGATGGATGATGGGTGGTTGGCTGCACTTTCGTACTGTGAGAATTTGAAGACTTTGAGATTTGTGTCGTGTAAGAAGATTGATCCAAGTCCGGGCCCGGATGAGTATTTGGGCTCTTGTCTGGCTCTTGAACGGTTGCACTTGCAGAAGTGTCAGTTGAGAGATAAGAAAGGTGTGAGAGCATTGTTCAGGGTATGCGAAGCTGTGAGGGAGCTTGTTTTTCAGGATTGTTGGGGACTGGATGATGATATTTTCAGATTTGCCGATGTTTTCAG GAGGGCAAAGTTTCTATCCTTAGAAGGTTGCTCACTTGTAACAACAGAAGGCCTGGAATCCGTGATTCTTTCCTGGACAGATCTTCAAAGTCTAAGAGTAGTATCTTGTAAGAACATCAAGGACGGTGAAGTCTCTCCTGCACTTTCAACACTGTTCTCTGTCCTTAAAGAGCTGAAATGGAGACCGGACACCAAATCTCTTCTTGCGTCAAGTCTTGCGGGGACTGGCATGGGGAAGAGAGGTGGTAAATTTTTCAAGAAGATGTGA
- the LOC102612019 gene encoding non-functional NADPH-dependent codeinone reductase 2: MRSDQVRLNCGITIPVLGLGTYSFDNHRETTQLAVHKALKMGYRHFDTAKIYGSEPALGNALTESILEGTVKRENVFVTSKLWGSDHDDPISALNQTLKNLGMEYVDMYLVHWPVRLKPWTCYPVPKEEDFEQQLEFEATWAGMEKCLDMGLCRGIGVSNFSSTKIQRLLDFASVPPATNQVEMHPMWRQSKLREICADNKIHVSAYSPLGGPGNSWGSTAVVESPVIKSIALKHKATPAQVALKWGLTKGASVIVKSFNEERMRENMASFNIKLDDEDLLQIDNLEERKIMRGEYLVNETTSPYRTLGDLWDNEI; the protein is encoded by the exons ATGAGGAGTGATCAAGTTCGTTTAAATTGTGGCATCACCATACCAGTTCTTGGACTGGGCACTTACTCTTTCGATAATCACAGGGAAACAACTCAACTTGCAGTTCATAAGGCTCTCAAG ATGGGTTATAGGCATTTTGACACTGCAAAAATATATGGTTCGGAGCCAGCTCTGGGGAATGCGTTAACAGAATCAATACTCGAAGGAACTGTGAAGAGAGAGAATGTTTTTGTCACGTCTAAACTCTGGGGAAGCGATCATGATGATCCTATTTCAGCCCTCAACCAAACCCTAAA GAATTTGGGCATGGAATATGTGGACATGTACTTGGTGCATTGGCCAGTGAGACTGAAGCCATGGACGTGTTATCCTGTgccaaaagaagaagattttgAGCAGCAGCTTGAGTTTGAGGCCACGTGGGCAGGCATGGAGAAATGCCTAGATATGGGCTTGTGCAGAGGCATTGGTGTGAGCAACTTCTCAAGCACGAAGATCCAACGGCTGTTGGATTTCGCATCTGTGCCTCCAGCCACCAATCAG GTGGAAATGCATCCGATGTGGAGGCAAAGCAAGCTTCGGGAGATATGTGCCGATAACAAAATCCACGTCAGCGCTTATTCACCGCTTGGTGGGCCCGGAAATTCATGGGGATCAACGGCAGTGGTTGAGAGCCCAGTCATCAAATCCATTGCTCTCAAGCACAAGGCAACTCCAGCTCAG GTTGCTCTAAAATGGGGATTAACAAAGGGAGCAAGTGTGATTGTGAAGAGCTTCAATGAAGAAAGGATGAGGGAGAACATGGCATCCTTCAATATAAAACTTGATGATGAGGATTTGCTTCAAATTGACAACTTGGAAGAGAGGAAGATTATGAGAGGAGAGTATCTGGTTAATGAAACAACAAGCCCATACAGGACACTTGGAGATCTATGGGACAATGAAATCTAA